A genomic segment from Nematostella vectensis chromosome 6, jaNemVect1.1, whole genome shotgun sequence encodes:
- the LOC5521439 gene encoding leucine-rich repeat and IQ domain-containing protein 1-like isoform X2, translating to MTKIAGDNDVDFEAEIQRELEAITEDDLEIVEIEELDESDIGSDITITKTYDLPDTLQEYLNAVHARLDGAEEGVRECDSVLELIPLDNKGDEERLARKIKEALGDEYEDPISLHNQVLSEINEEELNEEKQNADSMALAVISPDVNDTTMALEVAAQQQIKELEKKQAAKIQHREALYAEMRKKEEERMSRERKERERRQQEFIKEQKDVAVQQKAQQESLKETLQEQEKETIQQLEEDFKAQLNELEVEKAKEQTALEEMKREEAFNKETELRRASTMIQKVYRGHRVYSKYKDILEARNRQRKREREEELERIERVEEMQRKTQEKKRIEEEEQKRKEAEEKKAKEIEQRRMEEEIKKEEEKKRKEAEEKRVKEEQIRLEKERKRKEADDRQREEARKEEEEKRKREGEVKKRKEEEERLVEARRKEQEEKRKLEEQKRKEEEDRRRKEAEEKRIKEEEARLKEERRSKDEEENRRKADEERKRKEQEEAERNRVVQEEKRKIEQEGKQRKKESRKQEEQNKKEQILNKMAEVLDKSNCITKEDNNESDSKNGTISETSANLECLRQDWLKQHTPWSQQTFENRSQPVARGKPRSRRPFSASRNLPSLTEDQLLVSSPPGTPLHKVVYVHVTHAPACKIQAMKRCPALMSLVLIDCGLVAVEGLEECQSLEELNVENNKVEFVNCGALPRLEHICLKENNLTSVQGIEDCKSLRCIDASRNRITRLGDIASCSKLQKLSLDHNQLIATKGLSSLRVLQTLSCAHNHLPNVKEIEGCQLLENLDLRANNLLQPPSLTNHVLLRELRLDDNSICTLEPLAKSWLPLLETLSVSQNSISFIDALCGLPLLTKLDISHNLITDVEGLVPGLKECSYLEELSVDGNPVSEDPHLRNAISQDIPNLKIFDNEILTPSANKSVETPFIVMCKRQAKEQDDMKEKHKRETRNLSVEVKDSVEVIERLDLKRKHYREWHDLAVEHLIQHETFYSESPLQPASRPRPTATPLAPPTADTTRQTRERQEVAATKIQALFRGWSIRHRIEVQMQKWMAAVTIQAAWRGYHVRSRPRPQRISRARRALWDARHHAAATTIQAHYRGYRVRRRIAHALQTAQFTYVGDEEDDEFNYDEEVDLTAFDLDEGYLETGWTPTDMPQLPSRGPALPAANFTKGRTYGQNTESSDEWKPRHAWRSAGSPAMADTIGRSRHAGMSIPIDTMDQDLQSVTSGTQSHMTHRAEELSSEWGLKDVSTAELMWKRANRMKYNPARKRKLLDPTKRLALFKKLDDANKLREVRPPPKREPPKRMEYFAARDAGLLRTGSTTPINERRTKAQMTYSWVYNQGVIHQDEPEAMSLNDQSAEPRIKKSPVASRPGQAPVNLPHMDPVSLAGRNVPLVSNSSLVQESLSRSSTSRRRGGSLSSEEVRFPPIKTHSVPNLTARSEGPSEVSSRSPEKSNSAGARITKERKTRR from the exons ATGACTAAAATTgctggtgataatgatgtgGATTTTGAGGCCGAAATTCAGCGAGAACTTGAAGCGATCACTGAAGACGACCTGGAAATCGTTGAAATTGAAGAATTAGATGAGAGTGACATCGGTTCTGATATTACTATTACTAAG ACATATGACCTACCAGACACTCTACAGGAGTATCTTAATGCTGTTCATGCCCGTCTAGATGGAGCAGAGGAGGGTGTCAGGGAGTGTGATTCAGTGCTGGAGCTGATTCCACTTGACAACAAGG GTGACGAGGAAAGACTtgctagaaaaataaaagaagctCTTGGAGATGAGTATGAAGATCCAATTTCTCTTCACAACCAG GTACTCTCTGAAATAAATGAAGAAGAATTGAATGAAGAAAAGCAAAATGCAGATAGTATGGCCCTTGCTGTCATTTCACCTG ATGTAAATGACACAACCATGGCTCTAGAGGTTGCTGCTCAGCAACAAATCAAAGAGTTAGAGAAGAAGCAGGCTGCTAAAATCCAGCATAGAGAAGCTCTTTACGCAGAAATGAGAAAGAAAGAGGAAGAAAGAATGAGCAGAGAGAGGAAAGAACGAGAGAGACGACAGCAGGAGTTCATTAAAGAACAGAAAGATGTAGCTGTACAACAAAAG GCTCAACAGGAAAGTTTAAAGGAAACTTTACAAGAGCAGGAGAAGGAGACCATCCAACAGCTTGAAGAAGATTTTAAG GCTCAGCTAAATGAACTAGAAGTGGAGAAAGCAAAAGAGCAAACTGCACTGGAAGAAATGAAG AGAGAAGAGGCTTTCAACAAAGAAACAGAGCTACGAAGGGCTTCAACTATGATACAAAAAGTTTATAGGGGACACAG GGTTTACTCCAAGTACAAAGATATTTTAGAAGCACGAAACAGGCAGAGAAAACGAGAAAGAGAAGAAGAGCTGGAGAGAATTGAGAGAGTCGAAGAGATGCAAAGGAAAACACAGGAAAAAAAACGCATTGAAGAAGAGgaacaaaaaaggaaagagGCTGAAGAGAAAAAAGCCAAAGAAATTGAGCAAAGGAGAATggaagaagaaataaaaaaagaggaggaaaagaaaaggaaagaagCTGAAGAGAAAAGAGTCAAAGAAGAACAAATAAGACTAGAGAAGgagagaaaaagaaaggaaGCAGACGATAGACAAAGGGAAGAGGCAAGGAAAGAAGaggaagaaaaaaggaaaagggaGGGAGAAGTAAAAAAGCGAAAGGAAGAAGAAGAACGTTTAGTAGAGGCAAGAAGAAAAGAGCaagaagaaaagagaaaacttGAAGAACAAAAGAGGAAAGAGGAAGAAGATAGGAGAAGGAAAGAAGCTGAGGAAAAACGaataaaagaagaagaagcaaGATTGAAAGAGGAGAGGAGGAGTAAAGATGAGGAAGAAAATCGAAGGAAAGCAGACGAGgaaagaaagagaaaagaacAGGAGGAAGCTGAAAGGAACAGAGTTGTACAAGAAgagaaaaggaaaatagagCAAGAGggaaagcaaagaaaaaaagaatcaagGAAGCAAGAAGAGCAGAATAAAAAAGAGCAAATTCTGAACAAGATGGCCGAGGTGTTAGATAAATCAAATTGTATTACTAAGGAAGATAACAATGAAAGTGATTCAAAGAATGGTACTATATCTGAAACCTCAGCAAATTTAGAGTGTTTAAGGCAAGATTGGCTGAAACAACACACTCCCTGGAG cCAACAAACATTCGAAAACAGAAGTCAACCAGTCGCCAGAGGAAAGCCAAGATCAAG GAGACCATTTTCAGCCAGCAGAAACCTACCTTCCCTTACCGAGGACCAGCTGCTTGTGTCATCGCCTCCCGGGACACCACTTCACAAG GTTGTTTATGTCCATGTTACGCATGCACCAGCATGTAAGATACAGGCCATGAAGCGTTGCCCGGCACTCATGTCCCTTGTGTTGATTGACTGTGGTCTGGTGGCTGTTGAGGGTCTTGAGGAATGTCAAAGCCTGGAGGAGCTGAATGTGGAG AATAACAAGGTCGAGTTTGTAAACTGTGGAGCCTTACCGCGCCTTGAGCACATATGTCTAAAGGAGAACAACCTTACTTCAGTGCAAGGAATTGAAGACTGCAAGTCTCTGCGGTGTATTGATGCATCTCGCAACAGAATAACACGACTAG GTGATATAGCTTCCTGTTCCAAACTGCAGAAACTTTCTCTGGATCACAATCAGTTGATAGCAACAAAG GGGTTATCAAGTCTGCGAGTGCTTCAGACGCTATCTTGTGCGCATAACCACCTCCCAAATGTGAAGGAGATCGAAGGGTGTCAATTACTAGAAAATCTTGACCTTCGAGCCAACAACCTTTTGCAG CCTCCAAGCCTTACCAACCACGTCCTGCTGAGGGAGCTAAGACTGGACGACAACAGCATATGTACACTGGAACCACTTGCCAAGTCGTGGCTACCGCTCCTCGAGACCTTGTCAGTTAGTCAAAATAG CATCTCATTTATCGATGCCTTGTGCGGACTCCCTCTACTGACGAAGCTGGACATCAGCCATAATCTTATCACAG ACGTTGAAGGGTTGGTGCCTGGCCTCAAGGAATGTTCTTATCTGGAAGAGCTCAGTGTTGATGGGAACCCTGTCTCAGAAGACCCTCACCTAAG AAATGCAATCAGCCAAGATATTCCTAACTTGAAGATATTTGATAATGAAATACTAACCCCTTCAGCAAATAAG AGTGTTGAAACGCCGTTTATTGTAATGTGCAAGCGGCAAGCAAAGGAACAAGACGACATGAAAGAAAAGCACAAGCGAGAGACAAG GAATCTAAGCGTTGAGGTCAAGGATTCTGTTGAGGTCATAGAACGACTAGACCTTAAG CGTAAGCATTACCGTGAGTGGCACGATCTGGCAGTTGAACACCTCATTCAGCACGAGACATTTTACTCCGAGAGCCCGCTACAACCTGCATCCAGACCTAGACCTACTGCGACGCCCCTTGCCCCGCCTACAGCAGATACCACGAGACAAACACG TGAAAGGCAAGAAGTGGCGGCTACTAAGATTCAAGCGTTGTTTCGTGGTTGGAGCATCCGCCACCGCATTGAAGTACAAATGCAAAAG TGGATGGCAGCCGTTACAATTCAAGCAGCATGGCGAGGTTACCACGTTCGTTCTCGGCCAAGGCCCCAGCGAATCTCGAGAGCACGAAGGGCATTATGGGATGCACGTCACCACGCTGCTGCTACAACGATTCAG GCACACTACCGAGGTTACCGAGTGCGTCGGCGTATTGCACATGCGCTTCAGACTGCGCAGTTCACGTACGTGGGGGACGAGGAAGATGACGAGTTTAACTATGATGAAGAAGTAGACCTCACAGCATTCGACTTGGACGAGGGATATCTCGAGACTGGATGGACACCCACCGACATGCCGCAGCTGCCCTCCCG AGGACCTGCCCTACCTGCTGCCAACTTTACTAAG GGAAGAACATATGGGCAAAACACCGAATCTTCCGACGAATGGAAACCACGTCATGCATGGCGGTCAGCAGGCTCTCCCGCAATGGCAGATACAATTGGGCGCTCGAGGCATGCTGGGATGTCGATTCCTATAGACACCATGGATCAAGACCTTCAATCCGTCACATCAGGGACCCAGAGTCACATGACCCATCGCGCCGAAGAGCTAAGTAGCGAGTG GGGCTTGAAAGATGTCTCGACTGCAGAGTTGATGTGGAAGCGAGCAAATCGAATGAAATACAATCCAGCAAGAAAGCGAAAACTGCTTG ATCCTACCAAGCGTCTTGCGCTTTTCAAGAAACTCGACGACGCGAATAAACTTCGAGAAGTCAGGCCACCTCCGAAACGAGAACCCCCAAAGCGCATGGAGTATTTCGCTG CCCGTGATGCTGGCCTACTCCGCACAGGAAGTACCACACCTATCAATGAACGACGGACTAAAGCACAGATGACTTACAG ctggGTGTATAACCAAGGTGTAATCCATCAAGACGAGCCGGAGGCCATGTCTCTCAATGACCAGAGTGCTGAGCCTAGAATCAAGAAGAGTCCGGTGGCAAGCAGACCCGGACAAGCCCCGGTCAACCTGCCTCACATGGATCCGGTATCACTCGCAGGAAGGAACGTGCCGCTTGTG TCGAATTCATCGCTTGTTCAGGAGTCGCTGTCTCGAAGTAGCACGTCACGTCGCCGTGGCGGCTCTCTGTCATCCGAAG AGGTCCGCTTTCCACCAATCAAAACTCACTCCGTGCCAAACCTTACAGCCAGGTCCGAGGGCCCATCAGAAGTCAGCAGCCGCTCCCCTGAGAAGAGCAACAGCGCCGGTGCGCGCATaacaaaagagagaaaaacgcGGAGATGA
- the LOC5521439 gene encoding leucine-rich repeat and IQ domain-containing protein 1-like isoform X3, whose translation MTKIAGDNDVDFEAEIQRELEAITEDDLEIVEIEELDESDIGSDITITKTYDLPDTLQEYLNAVHARLDGAEEGVRECDSVLELIPLDNKGDEERLARKIKEALGDEYEDPISLHNQVLSEINEEELNEEKQNADSMALAVISPDVNDTTMALEVAAQQQIKELEKKQAAKIQHREALYAEMRKKEEERMSRERKERERRQQEFIKEQKDVAVQQKAQQESLKETLQEQEKETIQQLEEDFKAQLNELEVEKAKEQTALEEMKREEAFNKETELRRASTMIQKVYRGHRVYSKYKDILEARNRQRKREREEELERIERVEEMQRKTQEKKRIEEEEQKRKEAEEKKAKEIEQRRMEEEIKKEEEKKRKEAEEKRVKEEQIRLEKERKRKEADDRQREEARKEEEEKRKREGEVKKRKEEEERLVEARRKEQEEKRKLEEQKRKEEEDRRRKEAEEKRIKEEEARLKEERRSKDEEENRRKADEERKRKEQEEAERNRVVQEEKRKIEQEGKQRKKEQILNKMAEVLDKSNCITKEDNNESDSKNGTISETSANLECLRQDWLKQHTPWSQQTFENRSQPVARGKPRSRRPFSASRNLPSLTEDQLLVSSPPGTPLHKVVYVHVTHAPACKIQAMKRCPALMSLVLIDCGLVAVEGLEECQSLEELNVENNKVEFVNCGALPRLEHICLKENNLTSVQGIEDCKSLRCIDASRNRITRLGDIASCSKLQKLSLDHNQLIATKGLSSLRVLQTLSCAHNHLPNVKEIEGCQLLENLDLRANNLLQPPSLTNHVLLRELRLDDNSICTLEPLAKSWLPLLETLSVSQNSISFIDALCGLPLLTKLDISHNLITDVEGLVPGLKECSYLEELSVDGNPVSEDPHLRNAISQDIPNLKIFDNEILTPSANKSVETPFIVMCKRQAKEQDDMKEKHKRETRNLSVEVKDSVEVIERLDLKRKHYREWHDLAVEHLIQHETFYSESPLQPASRPRPTATPLAPPTADTTRQTRERQEVAATKIQALFRGWSIRHRIEVQMQKWMAAVTIQAAWRGYHVRSRPRPQRISRARRALWDARHHAAATTIQAHYRGYRVRRRIAHALQTAQFTYVGDEEDDEFNYDEEVDLTAFDLDEGYLETGWTPTDMPQLPSRGPALPAANFTKGRTYGQNTESSDEWKPRHAWRSAGSPAMADTIGRSRHAGMSIPIDTMDQDLQSVTSGTQSHMTHRAEELSSEWGLKDVSTAELMWKRANRMKYNPARKRKLLGEGFVLGCSNPTKRLALFKKLDDANKLREVRPPPKREPPKRMEYFAARDAGLLRTGSTTPINERRTKAQMTYSWVYNQGVIHQDEPEAMSLNDQSAEPRIKKSPVASRPGQAPVNLPHMDPVSLAGRNVPLVSNSSLVQESLSRSSTSRRRGGSLSSEEVRFPPIKTHSVPNLTARSEGPSEVSSRSPEKSNSAGARITKERKTRR comes from the exons ATGACTAAAATTgctggtgataatgatgtgGATTTTGAGGCCGAAATTCAGCGAGAACTTGAAGCGATCACTGAAGACGACCTGGAAATCGTTGAAATTGAAGAATTAGATGAGAGTGACATCGGTTCTGATATTACTATTACTAAG ACATATGACCTACCAGACACTCTACAGGAGTATCTTAATGCTGTTCATGCCCGTCTAGATGGAGCAGAGGAGGGTGTCAGGGAGTGTGATTCAGTGCTGGAGCTGATTCCACTTGACAACAAGG GTGACGAGGAAAGACTtgctagaaaaataaaagaagctCTTGGAGATGAGTATGAAGATCCAATTTCTCTTCACAACCAG GTACTCTCTGAAATAAATGAAGAAGAATTGAATGAAGAAAAGCAAAATGCAGATAGTATGGCCCTTGCTGTCATTTCACCTG ATGTAAATGACACAACCATGGCTCTAGAGGTTGCTGCTCAGCAACAAATCAAAGAGTTAGAGAAGAAGCAGGCTGCTAAAATCCAGCATAGAGAAGCTCTTTACGCAGAAATGAGAAAGAAAGAGGAAGAAAGAATGAGCAGAGAGAGGAAAGAACGAGAGAGACGACAGCAGGAGTTCATTAAAGAACAGAAAGATGTAGCTGTACAACAAAAG GCTCAACAGGAAAGTTTAAAGGAAACTTTACAAGAGCAGGAGAAGGAGACCATCCAACAGCTTGAAGAAGATTTTAAG GCTCAGCTAAATGAACTAGAAGTGGAGAAAGCAAAAGAGCAAACTGCACTGGAAGAAATGAAG AGAGAAGAGGCTTTCAACAAAGAAACAGAGCTACGAAGGGCTTCAACTATGATACAAAAAGTTTATAGGGGACACAG GGTTTACTCCAAGTACAAAGATATTTTAGAAGCACGAAACAGGCAGAGAAAACGAGAAAGAGAAGAAGAGCTGGAGAGAATTGAGAGAGTCGAAGAGATGCAAAGGAAAACACAGGAAAAAAAACGCATTGAAGAAGAGgaacaaaaaaggaaagagGCTGAAGAGAAAAAAGCCAAAGAAATTGAGCAAAGGAGAATggaagaagaaataaaaaaagaggaggaaaagaaaaggaaagaagCTGAAGAGAAAAGAGTCAAAGAAGAACAAATAAGACTAGAGAAGgagagaaaaagaaaggaaGCAGACGATAGACAAAGGGAAGAGGCAAGGAAAGAAGaggaagaaaaaaggaaaagggaGGGAGAAGTAAAAAAGCGAAAGGAAGAAGAAGAACGTTTAGTAGAGGCAAGAAGAAAAGAGCaagaagaaaagagaaaacttGAAGAACAAAAGAGGAAAGAGGAAGAAGATAGGAGAAGGAAAGAAGCTGAGGAAAAACGaataaaagaagaagaagcaaGATTGAAAGAGGAGAGGAGGAGTAAAGATGAGGAAGAAAATCGAAGGAAAGCAGACGAGgaaagaaagagaaaagaacAGGAGGAAGCTGAAAGGAACAGAGTTGTACAAGAAgagaaaaggaaaatagagCAAGAGggaaagcaaaga AAAAAAGAGCAAATTCTGAACAAGATGGCCGAGGTGTTAGATAAATCAAATTGTATTACTAAGGAAGATAACAATGAAAGTGATTCAAAGAATGGTACTATATCTGAAACCTCAGCAAATTTAGAGTGTTTAAGGCAAGATTGGCTGAAACAACACACTCCCTGGAG cCAACAAACATTCGAAAACAGAAGTCAACCAGTCGCCAGAGGAAAGCCAAGATCAAG GAGACCATTTTCAGCCAGCAGAAACCTACCTTCCCTTACCGAGGACCAGCTGCTTGTGTCATCGCCTCCCGGGACACCACTTCACAAG GTTGTTTATGTCCATGTTACGCATGCACCAGCATGTAAGATACAGGCCATGAAGCGTTGCCCGGCACTCATGTCCCTTGTGTTGATTGACTGTGGTCTGGTGGCTGTTGAGGGTCTTGAGGAATGTCAAAGCCTGGAGGAGCTGAATGTGGAG AATAACAAGGTCGAGTTTGTAAACTGTGGAGCCTTACCGCGCCTTGAGCACATATGTCTAAAGGAGAACAACCTTACTTCAGTGCAAGGAATTGAAGACTGCAAGTCTCTGCGGTGTATTGATGCATCTCGCAACAGAATAACACGACTAG GTGATATAGCTTCCTGTTCCAAACTGCAGAAACTTTCTCTGGATCACAATCAGTTGATAGCAACAAAG GGGTTATCAAGTCTGCGAGTGCTTCAGACGCTATCTTGTGCGCATAACCACCTCCCAAATGTGAAGGAGATCGAAGGGTGTCAATTACTAGAAAATCTTGACCTTCGAGCCAACAACCTTTTGCAG CCTCCAAGCCTTACCAACCACGTCCTGCTGAGGGAGCTAAGACTGGACGACAACAGCATATGTACACTGGAACCACTTGCCAAGTCGTGGCTACCGCTCCTCGAGACCTTGTCAGTTAGTCAAAATAG CATCTCATTTATCGATGCCTTGTGCGGACTCCCTCTACTGACGAAGCTGGACATCAGCCATAATCTTATCACAG ACGTTGAAGGGTTGGTGCCTGGCCTCAAGGAATGTTCTTATCTGGAAGAGCTCAGTGTTGATGGGAACCCTGTCTCAGAAGACCCTCACCTAAG AAATGCAATCAGCCAAGATATTCCTAACTTGAAGATATTTGATAATGAAATACTAACCCCTTCAGCAAATAAG AGTGTTGAAACGCCGTTTATTGTAATGTGCAAGCGGCAAGCAAAGGAACAAGACGACATGAAAGAAAAGCACAAGCGAGAGACAAG GAATCTAAGCGTTGAGGTCAAGGATTCTGTTGAGGTCATAGAACGACTAGACCTTAAG CGTAAGCATTACCGTGAGTGGCACGATCTGGCAGTTGAACACCTCATTCAGCACGAGACATTTTACTCCGAGAGCCCGCTACAACCTGCATCCAGACCTAGACCTACTGCGACGCCCCTTGCCCCGCCTACAGCAGATACCACGAGACAAACACG TGAAAGGCAAGAAGTGGCGGCTACTAAGATTCAAGCGTTGTTTCGTGGTTGGAGCATCCGCCACCGCATTGAAGTACAAATGCAAAAG TGGATGGCAGCCGTTACAATTCAAGCAGCATGGCGAGGTTACCACGTTCGTTCTCGGCCAAGGCCCCAGCGAATCTCGAGAGCACGAAGGGCATTATGGGATGCACGTCACCACGCTGCTGCTACAACGATTCAG GCACACTACCGAGGTTACCGAGTGCGTCGGCGTATTGCACATGCGCTTCAGACTGCGCAGTTCACGTACGTGGGGGACGAGGAAGATGACGAGTTTAACTATGATGAAGAAGTAGACCTCACAGCATTCGACTTGGACGAGGGATATCTCGAGACTGGATGGACACCCACCGACATGCCGCAGCTGCCCTCCCG AGGACCTGCCCTACCTGCTGCCAACTTTACTAAG GGAAGAACATATGGGCAAAACACCGAATCTTCCGACGAATGGAAACCACGTCATGCATGGCGGTCAGCAGGCTCTCCCGCAATGGCAGATACAATTGGGCGCTCGAGGCATGCTGGGATGTCGATTCCTATAGACACCATGGATCAAGACCTTCAATCCGTCACATCAGGGACCCAGAGTCACATGACCCATCGCGCCGAAGAGCTAAGTAGCGAGTG GGGCTTGAAAGATGTCTCGACTGCAGAGTTGATGTGGAAGCGAGCAAATCGAATGAAATACAATCCAGCAAGAAAGCGAAAACTGCTTGGTGAGGGTTTCGTGTTAGGGTGTTCAA ATCCTACCAAGCGTCTTGCGCTTTTCAAGAAACTCGACGACGCGAATAAACTTCGAGAAGTCAGGCCACCTCCGAAACGAGAACCCCCAAAGCGCATGGAGTATTTCGCTG CCCGTGATGCTGGCCTACTCCGCACAGGAAGTACCACACCTATCAATGAACGACGGACTAAAGCACAGATGACTTACAG ctggGTGTATAACCAAGGTGTAATCCATCAAGACGAGCCGGAGGCCATGTCTCTCAATGACCAGAGTGCTGAGCCTAGAATCAAGAAGAGTCCGGTGGCAAGCAGACCCGGACAAGCCCCGGTCAACCTGCCTCACATGGATCCGGTATCACTCGCAGGAAGGAACGTGCCGCTTGTG TCGAATTCATCGCTTGTTCAGGAGTCGCTGTCTCGAAGTAGCACGTCACGTCGCCGTGGCGGCTCTCTGTCATCCGAAG AGGTCCGCTTTCCACCAATCAAAACTCACTCCGTGCCAAACCTTACAGCCAGGTCCGAGGGCCCATCAGAAGTCAGCAGCCGCTCCCCTGAGAAGAGCAACAGCGCCGGTGCGCGCATaacaaaagagagaaaaacgcGGAGATGA